A genomic segment from Salvelinus alpinus chromosome 8, SLU_Salpinus.1, whole genome shotgun sequence encodes:
- the LOC139582890 gene encoding signal recognition particle 9 kDa protein-like, with the protein MPYYQTWEEFARAAEKLYLTAPMKVRVVLKYRHCDGNLRIKVTDDAVCLQYKTDQAQDVKKIEKLHGKLMRLMVSKESGAMETD; encoded by the exons ATGCCTTATTATCAAACATGGGAAGAGTTCGCCCGTGCGGCAGAAAAACTATATTTGACAGCGCCAATGAAG GTCAGGGTGGTTCTCAAATACAGACACTGTGATGGTAACCTTCGCATCAAAGTCACCGACGATGCAGTG TGTTTACAATACAAGACGGACCAGGCCCAGGACGTGAAGAAGATCGAGAAACTGCATGGCAAACTGATGAGGCTTATGGTGTCCAAGGAAAGTGGTGCCATGGAAACGGACTGA
- the LOC139582887 gene encoding epoxide hydrolase 1-like, which yields MFTEVLLALVVGGVIYFLVQRSKRHQLKSEDGWWGEGTPMDGEEDLSIRPYTVQTDDEELEDLYRRIDQTRSFPSLEDSQFNYGFNSHYLQKVVTYWRHDFDWRRQVEKLNKFPHYKTNIEGIDVHYVHVRPKNVPEGVTAVPLLMVHGWPGSFYEFYRMIPLLTEPSNPDDIVFEVVCPSIPGYGFSEAPHKKGFDSVSAARVFHKLMKRLGFQQFYAHGGDWGWIVTTNMAQLEPKIIKGLHLNFAPPSKPGLPVVLSIMLGRSFPKLFGFNEHDIQRIYPVVQNLVVESVKESGYMHIQATKPDTVGRGLNDSPVGLAAYILEKFSTWTDHDFRNLDDGGLTRKFSLDDLLTNVMIYWTSGCIISSMRFYKENFSKGLDQPHSKMPVHVPTGFACFPNELMHTPKLWVQQKYRELKTFTPMARGGHFAAMEEPELMAQDIQNFTKMQEKRK from the exons ATGTTTACAGAGGTTCTGTTAGCCCTGGTGGTGGGAGGAGTGATCTACTTCCTGGTGCAGAGGAGTAAGAGGCATCAGCTGAAGAGTGAGGATGGCTGGTGGGGGGAGGGGACTCCCATGGATGGGGAAGAAGATCTCAGCATTCGCCCCTACACAGTCCAAACGGATGACGAGGAGTTGGAG GACCTGTACAGGAGAATAGACCAGACCCGATCCTTCCCCTCTCTAGAGGACAGTCAGTTCAACTACGGCTTCAACTCCCACTATCTGCAGAAGGTGGTCACCTACTGGAGACATGACTTTGACTGGAGGAGACAAGTGGAAAAACTGAACAAATTCCCACATTACAAAACCAACATTGAAG GCATTGACGTCCACTACGTCCATGTGCGGCCCAAGAACGTCCCTGAGGGCGTGACTGCTGTGCCTCTGCTCATGGTGCACGGCTGGCCAGGCTCTTTCTACGAGTTCTACAGGATGATACCCCTCCTGACTGAACCCTCCAACCCAGACGACATCGTGTttgaggtggtgtgtccttccATCCCTGGGTACGGCTTCTCTGAGGCTCCACATAAGAAAG GTTTTGACTCGGTGTCTGCGGCCCGTGTGTTCCACAAGTTGATGAAGAGACTGGGCTTCCAACAGTTCTATGCTCATGGAGGAGACTGGGGATGGATCGTCACCACCAACATGGCCCAGCTGGAGCCCAA AATAATCAAAGGCTTACATCTCAACTTTGCTCCCCCCTCCAAGCCGGGCCTGCCCGTGGTTCTGTCTATAATGCTGGGCCGCAGTTTCCCCAAGCTGTTTGGCTTCAACGAACACGACATTCAGCGCATCTACCCCGTTGTGCAGAACCTAGTGGTGGAGTCTGTCAAGGAGTCAGGATACATGCACATCCAGGCCACCAAGCCTGACACTGTGG GTCGAGGGTTGAATGATTCTCCGGTGGGTCTTGCTGCCTATATCTTGGAGAAGTTCTCCACCTGGACTGACCATGACTTCAGGAACCTGGATGACGGAGGACTTACGAG GAAGTTCAGTCTGGACGACCTGCTGACCAACGTGATGATCTACTGGACATCTGGTTGCATCATCTCCTCCATGCGCTTCTACAAGGAGAACTTCAGCAAGGGTCTTGACCAGCCACACTCAAA GATGCCAGTGCATGTGCCCACCGGTTTTGCCTGCTTCCCCAACGAGCTGATGCACACCCCCAAGCTGTGGGTGCAGCAGAAGTACCGCGAGCTGAAGACCTTCACACCCATGGCCCGAGGAGGACACTTCGCCGCCATGGAGGAGCCAGAACTCATGGCCCAGGACATCCAGAACTTCACCAAGATGCAGGAGAAGAGGAAGTGA
- the LOC139582888 gene encoding transcription factor 23-like, producing MKSQHSPENAARERSRVRNIRQAFHSLQAALPSVPRDTKLSKLDVLVLATDYIAHLTETLDQGGALSELTVPPRAGGYLHPVKKWPMRSLLYCGSVGALLSANQKPASGEEETHPLTPTPEVDMDQSV from the exons ATGAAGTCCCAACACTCCCCAGAGAACGCGGCCAGGGAGAGGAGCCGTGTACGTAACATCCGCCAGGCTTTCCACAGCCTGCAGGCAGCCCTGCCCTCCGTTCCCCGTGACACCAAGCTCTCCAAGCTGGACGTCCTGGTCCTGGCCACCGACTACATCGCCCACCTTACTGAGACCCTGGACCAGGGTGGGGCTCTCTCTGAACTCACAGTGCCCCCCAGGGCAGGGGGATACCTCCACCCAGTCAAG AAGTGGCCGATGCGCTCCTTGCTGTACTGTGGGAGTGTGGGAGCactgctgtcagccaatcagaagcCAGCGTCAGGGGAGGAGGAAACACATCCTCTGACCCCTACCCCAGAGGTCGACATGGACCAATCCGTTTAG